Proteins encoded together in one Verrucomicrobiota bacterium window:
- a CDS encoding DUF2029 domain-containing protein yields MAKKRKPRRFRLSRPPDPGRKGPVSEAETTGLIPASIRRWIGLGFDVALALVCLIFVVKSAAVVSKARFFTDECFHTYIVEQVIETGTSPAVLYDLYSGMRNNTHPLFHWVAAPFYLASGRAGLAYVNVVLCGVLLGSLYWIVRVWVNAWAARIAVAVTLLFSVIHICTQIFYVEVFSALTFTLGALALTVALSQTDWKVYFLAGVACALALLSKQTGYTLLPVVALSGLWTLVRRRWRHVIGMAVLTATFLGAFAVGMNALSRHPLKRFSTIYAPVEKRIVPEPFRLFGRKGTRTAAAARTASVHDPSDDLQPSGGGVSPVETPGTRREKPYDSDAEAMLEKTFGRTPRQILGEWWAVLGPLGAVFTALCLAHLFLARRQGSIAGFGATAPLLIGMALLLIGAVHIGTVDRRHFISWIPALAACTGMAVTDLVGRVRPYGRSRVSGRELVMGVTVILIAVACVTIVLIPNYRTPYWPGPSENRPMTFRERQYFKWLALGQDAPAGLIEAARAIGELGADNRTVLAVWTSDAWYYSGHPATWAGVNVKLLNSLLRDPRPDRAWGPYLRADIGYLLIDNTRVVEDEKYRGVEYTETFCRHVVEMLQTGTVHMMFPDARQIEEQLVRRRAPLFGNRALPFLVVEIDREKLKEAIARMKASSAPEGSETGVTGP; encoded by the coding sequence ATGGCCAAGAAGAGGAAACCGAGGCGATTCAGACTGTCGAGGCCTCCGGATCCAGGGCGGAAGGGCCCGGTGTCCGAGGCCGAGACGACCGGACTGATTCCGGCATCGATACGCCGCTGGATCGGGCTGGGCTTCGACGTCGCGCTGGCACTTGTCTGCCTGATCTTCGTCGTTAAGAGCGCGGCCGTTGTGTCGAAGGCGCGGTTCTTCACCGACGAGTGCTTCCACACCTACATCGTTGAGCAGGTCATCGAGACGGGCACCTCGCCGGCAGTCCTGTACGACCTCTATTCCGGGATGCGGAACAACACGCACCCGCTGTTCCATTGGGTGGCCGCGCCGTTCTATCTCGCCAGCGGGCGCGCAGGACTGGCGTACGTCAACGTGGTGTTGTGCGGCGTGCTGCTGGGATCGCTGTACTGGATCGTCCGGGTGTGGGTGAACGCGTGGGCGGCGCGGATCGCCGTGGCTGTCACGCTGCTGTTCAGCGTCATCCACATCTGCACGCAGATCTTCTATGTCGAAGTCTTCTCGGCGCTCACGTTCACGCTCGGCGCGCTGGCGCTCACGGTGGCGCTGAGCCAGACCGACTGGAAGGTCTATTTCCTCGCGGGCGTTGCCTGTGCGCTTGCGCTGCTGAGCAAACAGACGGGTTATACACTGCTGCCCGTCGTGGCGCTGAGCGGTCTTTGGACGCTGGTGCGGCGGCGCTGGCGGCACGTGATCGGGATGGCGGTGCTCACGGCGACATTCCTCGGGGCGTTCGCCGTGGGGATGAATGCGCTATCGCGCCACCCGCTCAAGCGGTTCAGCACGATCTACGCGCCGGTCGAGAAGCGCATCGTACCGGAGCCGTTCCGCCTGTTTGGACGCAAGGGGACGCGCACGGCGGCTGCGGCGAGAACGGCGTCCGTCCATGACCCATCGGACGACCTGCAGCCATCCGGCGGCGGTGTCTCCCCAGTCGAGACGCCCGGGACGCGCCGCGAGAAGCCGTACGATTCTGATGCCGAGGCAATGCTCGAGAAGACGTTCGGCCGCACGCCGCGGCAGATCCTGGGCGAGTGGTGGGCCGTGCTCGGTCCGCTGGGCGCGGTGTTCACCGCGCTGTGTCTTGCGCATCTGTTTCTGGCGCGACGGCAGGGGAGCATCGCCGGGTTCGGGGCGACGGCGCCGCTGCTGATAGGGATGGCCCTGTTGCTCATCGGCGCGGTCCACATCGGCACCGTGGACCGGCGACATTTCATTTCGTGGATCCCTGCGTTGGCGGCGTGCACGGGGATGGCGGTGACCGATCTCGTCGGGCGCGTGCGTCCCTACGGGCGCAGCCGCGTCAGCGGGCGTGAGCTCGTCATGGGAGTAACCGTCATCTTGATCGCAGTCGCTTGCGTCACCATCGTTTTGATCCCGAACTACCGCACGCCGTACTGGCCTGGACCGAGCGAGAATCGTCCGATGACCTTCCGCGAGCGGCAGTACTTCAAATGGCTGGCGCTCGGTCAGGACGCGCCTGCCGGGCTTATCGAGGCGGCCAGGGCGATCGGCGAGCTCGGCGCGGACAATCGGACCGTGCTCGCGGTCTGGACGTCGGACGCGTGGTACTACTCGGGCCATCCGGCGACGTGGGCGGGCGTGAACGTCAAGCTGCTCAACTCGCTGCTCCGCGATCCGCGCCCGGACAGGGCATGGGGGCCCTACCTTCGGGCAGACATCGGTTACCTGCTCATCGACAACACTCGGGTCGTTGAGGACGAGAAATACCGGGGCGTCGAGTACACGGAGACCTTTTGCCGTCACGTCGTCGAGATGCTCCAGACCGGCACCGTGCACATGATGTTTCCCGACGCGAGGCAGATCGAGGAGCAGCTCGTGCGTCGCCGGGCTCCTCTGTTCGGCAATCGCGCGCTGCCCTTTCTCGTCGTCGAGATCGACCGGGAGAAGCTGAAAGAGGCCATTGCGCGAATGAAGGCGTCGTCCGCGCCGGAAGGCTCCGAAACGGGGGTGACGGGACCATGA
- the wecB gene encoding UDP-N-acetylglucosamine 2-epimerase (non-hydrolyzing) produces MSATVAVLAGTRPEMIKLAPVVKALRREGVETVLVATAQHREMLDQVLEAFGLEPDLDLDLMRPDQTLFDLSSRLLPELERVYGEITPALVMLQGDTTTAFLSALAAYYLKIPVAHVEAGLRTGDKHNPFPEEVNRRLISVVADLHFAPTERAKANLVTEGAAEATIHVTGNTVVDALLDVAGRAHAFSDATLRGLDWDGRKVLLVTAHRRESFGEPLRRVFQALRTIAVGRDDVAIVYPVHPNPNVRGAAHELLGGVPRVHLTGPLSYPDFVHAMKRATLILSDSGGVQEEAPSLDTPVLVLRDQTERPEAIEAGATELVGTDPARITAAVERLLGDAAAYARMAGAPNPYGDGHAAGRIARAVRAFLGAPGRA; encoded by the coding sequence ATGAGTGCGACCGTCGCCGTGTTGGCCGGCACGCGGCCCGAGATGATCAAGCTGGCGCCCGTGGTCAAGGCGCTGCGGCGCGAGGGTGTCGAGACCGTGCTCGTCGCCACGGCGCAGCATCGCGAGATGCTCGACCAGGTGCTTGAGGCGTTCGGGCTCGAGCCGGACCTCGATCTCGACCTGATGCGACCCGACCAGACGCTGTTTGATCTGTCAAGCCGCCTGCTGCCCGAGCTTGAGCGCGTCTACGGCGAGATCACGCCCGCGCTGGTTATGCTCCAGGGCGATACGACGACCGCGTTCCTCTCGGCGCTTGCCGCCTACTACCTGAAGATCCCCGTGGCCCACGTCGAGGCGGGCCTGCGCACGGGCGACAAGCACAACCCCTTCCCCGAGGAAGTGAATCGCCGGCTCATCTCGGTCGTGGCCGATCTGCACTTCGCGCCGACGGAACGTGCGAAAGCCAATCTCGTGACCGAAGGCGCCGCCGAGGCGACGATCCACGTCACGGGCAACACGGTGGTTGACGCGCTGCTCGATGTGGCGGGCCGGGCGCACGCGTTTTCCGACGCAACGCTGCGCGGCCTCGATTGGGACGGGCGGAAGGTGCTGCTCGTCACCGCGCATCGGCGTGAGAGTTTCGGCGAGCCGCTGCGGCGCGTGTTCCAGGCGCTACGCACGATCGCCGTGGGGCGCGACGACGTGGCCATAGTCTACCCCGTGCATCCGAACCCGAACGTGCGCGGCGCGGCGCACGAGCTGCTCGGAGGCGTGCCGCGCGTCCATTTGACCGGGCCGCTGAGCTATCCCGACTTCGTGCACGCGATGAAGCGTGCGACCCTTATCCTGAGCGACTCGGGTGGTGTGCAGGAGGAGGCGCCGTCGCTTGACACGCCCGTGCTCGTGCTGCGCGACCAGACCGAGCGGCCCGAGGCGATCGAGGCGGGCGCGACCGAGCTTGTCGGCACCGATCCGGCGCGCATCACGGCCGCCGTCGAGCGGCTACTCGGCGACGCGGCGGCCTACGCCCGGATGGCCGGCGCGCCGAATCCTTACGGCGACGGCCACGCCGCCGGCCGAATCGCGCGCGCCGTCCGCGCATTTCTCGGCGCGCCTGGGCGGGCTTGA
- a CDS encoding DUF2079 domain-containing protein, with protein sequence MGKRRQTKRKPSHMKGGARRWISSRKPGTDVEPVAPGLLAWCNRYGLYIAIGLAVVYAVAFCAISHFKYHNFNYSDFDLAIFSNAIWNTAHGDFMFTEIRDGCYFKDHVPVILLALAPVYKLFPSPLTLLYAQSIMLGAGAIPLFLLARREINGLWGILFAFLYLLYPAVGFINLFEFHALGFVPALLLFAFYFFRAKRYVPFLVFTGLAMLCREEVGLTVMMIGVYALIARRRWPWIVAPAAAGLVWFFVCVHVIIPHFNEGANIFGRLYGEMGTTPAQVIKTAITDPGKTFGVALTKDPGNPMINKPMYLHKVFAPVGYLALANPEALLVMAPQLALNLLVDTKAHMSPPTIYFQYTATLIPVLFFSSVLGLRRLLRVSILKQFWFVPAGYMLFFGGIAWALWSPQVAPAKAPSIESGEELMKSRNPAQTHLYRPNDVAQYREMLDAVPKDVPIAATFRFLHHLTNRHVLTSFHYIYLGREKVATERPRTLPDAVEYLLLDLRLSDATWGFAQADSPAIFYRLLQSGRWGIEKRLGQLVLLRKNAPELAALTRKVTEPPVTDLLSGSVEFGSVVRLLGADRAVGPVMGGHQVRLRAAWEFLAPLSSRLIVECALFDEGNRLVMIAERGAEEPVGTTADLGQMALAPGAWFSGDRVEVEYALLIPRAVPDGSYSLGLRCVPPKNVPWPIRVSAEYQLPGGFCRVGFITLGDGVSR encoded by the coding sequence GTGGGCAAGCGAAGGCAGACGAAACGGAAGCCGTCGCACATGAAGGGCGGCGCACGGCGTTGGATCTCGTCGAGAAAGCCGGGCACCGACGTTGAGCCGGTGGCGCCGGGGCTGCTCGCGTGGTGCAATCGCTACGGGCTCTACATTGCCATCGGGCTTGCCGTCGTCTACGCCGTCGCGTTCTGCGCGATTTCGCACTTCAAGTATCACAACTTCAACTACAGCGACTTCGACTTGGCGATCTTCTCGAACGCGATCTGGAACACGGCGCACGGCGACTTCATGTTCACCGAGATCCGCGACGGGTGCTACTTCAAGGACCACGTGCCGGTGATCCTGCTTGCGCTCGCGCCGGTCTACAAGCTGTTCCCGTCGCCGCTGACGTTGCTCTACGCGCAGTCGATCATGCTCGGCGCGGGCGCGATCCCGCTGTTCCTACTTGCTCGACGGGAAATCAACGGGTTGTGGGGCATTCTGTTTGCGTTCCTGTACCTGCTCTACCCGGCGGTGGGGTTCATCAACCTGTTCGAGTTTCACGCGCTCGGGTTCGTGCCGGCGCTGCTGCTGTTCGCGTTCTACTTCTTCCGCGCGAAGCGGTACGTGCCGTTTCTTGTCTTCACGGGGCTGGCGATGCTGTGCCGCGAGGAGGTGGGGCTGACGGTGATGATGATCGGCGTCTACGCGCTTATCGCGCGGCGGCGCTGGCCGTGGATCGTTGCGCCGGCCGCCGCCGGGCTTGTCTGGTTCTTCGTCTGCGTTCACGTCATCATTCCGCACTTCAACGAGGGCGCAAACATTTTCGGCCGGCTCTACGGCGAGATGGGCACGACACCCGCGCAGGTCATCAAGACGGCTATCACCGACCCGGGCAAGACGTTCGGCGTCGCGCTCACGAAGGATCCGGGCAACCCAATGATCAACAAGCCGATGTATCTGCACAAGGTGTTTGCGCCGGTCGGCTATCTTGCGTTGGCGAATCCAGAGGCGTTGCTTGTCATGGCGCCTCAATTGGCGCTCAATCTGCTCGTCGATACAAAGGCTCATATGTCCCCACCGACGATCTACTTCCAGTACACGGCCACGCTCATCCCCGTGCTGTTCTTCTCATCGGTACTCGGGCTTCGGCGGCTCTTGCGGGTGAGCATCCTCAAGCAGTTCTGGTTTGTGCCTGCTGGGTACATGCTCTTCTTTGGCGGGATTGCATGGGCCTTGTGGAGCCCGCAGGTTGCTCCTGCCAAGGCGCCATCGATTGAATCGGGCGAGGAACTGATGAAGTCGCGCAATCCTGCGCAGACTCACCTGTACCGGCCCAACGACGTGGCACAGTATCGCGAGATGCTTGATGCGGTGCCGAAGGACGTACCTATCGCGGCCACGTTCCGGTTCCTTCATCATCTGACGAACCGGCACGTGCTTACATCATTCCACTACATCTACCTGGGGCGCGAGAAAGTGGCGACCGAGCGTCCGCGCACGCTGCCCGACGCGGTGGAGTACCTGCTGCTCGATCTGCGGTTGTCGGACGCAACCTGGGGGTTTGCTCAAGCGGACTCGCCCGCCATCTTCTACCGGCTGCTCCAGTCGGGCCGATGGGGCATCGAGAAGCGGCTCGGCCAGCTCGTGCTGCTGAGGAAGAACGCGCCCGAACTGGCCGCGCTGACACGGAAGGTTACGGAGCCTCCAGTGACGGATCTTCTCTCGGGTTCCGTCGAGTTTGGATCCGTTGTCCGGCTGCTCGGCGCCGACCGTGCGGTTGGGCCGGTCATGGGCGGTCACCAAGTTCGGCTGCGTGCTGCCTGGGAGTTCCTCGCGCCGCTGTCTAGCCGACTCATTGTCGAGTGCGCGCTGTTTGACGAGGGAAACCGGCTTGTCATGATCGCTGAACGCGGCGCCGAGGAGCCGGTGGGCACGACGGCAGATCTGGGACAGATGGCGCTTGCGCCCGGCGCATGGTTTTCCGGCGACCGTGTCGAGGTCGAATACGCGCTTCTCATCCCCCGGGCCGTCCCAGACGGGTCCTATTCGCTGGGCCTGCGGTGTGTCCCGCCGAAGAATGTGCCATGGCCCATCCGTGTGTCCGCCGAGTACCAGTTGCCTGGGGGCTTCTGTCGTGTCGGCTTCATCACACTTGGCGATGGGGTCAGCCGGTGA
- a CDS encoding sigma-54-dependent Fis family transcriptional regulator: MPKRCHVLVIDDDAQMLELMRKVLGDYGCRVSARASAVAALKLLDEDPADIVLSDVRMPGMDGMELLDRVKRLSPETIFILMTAFGSIDAAVAAVKRGAEDYITKPFRMDEMLVVLERSLEHRAMYRELESLRGEVGHRYSFGALIGKSKSMQAVFDMIRRVARVRSTVLITGRSGTGKELVAKAIHYNSARRDKPFVAVNCAAIPETLLESELFGHVKGAFTGAVEHKPGLFEAADGGTILLDEIGEIAPAMQAKLLRTLQDRQIRRVGGTRPVEVDVRLIASTNRDLDKHVRAGRFREDLFFRINVISIELPPLAEHPEDIPLLVQHFVEKYAGEHGCAVPRVAPEALKLLMGYDWPGNVRELENGIERAVALTGGGMIAPDDLPPTVTGARRDLLRDAAQAGMSLRELEDRYILDVLEQTRGNQVKAAEILGVDRKTLYRKLKANRPPAAL; this comes from the coding sequence GGTGGCGGCGCTCAAGCTGCTCGATGAGGATCCGGCCGACATCGTGCTGAGCGACGTGCGGATGCCGGGTATGGACGGCATGGAGCTGCTCGACCGGGTCAAGCGGCTGTCGCCCGAGACGATCTTCATTCTGATGACGGCGTTCGGCAGCATCGATGCGGCGGTGGCGGCCGTCAAGCGCGGGGCCGAGGACTACATCACCAAGCCGTTCAGGATGGACGAGATGCTCGTGGTGCTCGAACGCTCGCTCGAGCACCGGGCCATGTACCGCGAGCTTGAGAGTCTGCGCGGCGAGGTCGGCCACCGCTACAGCTTCGGCGCACTCATCGGCAAGTCGAAGTCGATGCAGGCGGTGTTCGACATGATCCGGCGCGTGGCGCGGGTGCGCTCGACGGTGCTTATCACGGGCCGCAGCGGCACGGGCAAGGAGCTTGTGGCCAAAGCCATTCACTACAACAGCGCGCGGCGCGACAAGCCGTTCGTGGCGGTCAACTGCGCCGCGATCCCCGAGACGCTCCTCGAGAGCGAGCTGTTCGGCCACGTCAAGGGCGCGTTCACGGGCGCCGTCGAGCACAAGCCCGGGCTGTTTGAGGCAGCCGACGGCGGGACGATCCTGCTCGATGAGATCGGCGAGATCGCCCCGGCGATGCAGGCCAAGCTGCTGCGCACGCTGCAGGACCGCCAGATCCGGCGCGTCGGCGGCACGCGCCCGGTCGAAGTCGACGTGCGCCTGATCGCCTCGACCAACCGCGACCTGGATAAGCATGTGCGCGCGGGCCGATTCCGCGAGGACCTGTTTTTCCGCATCAACGTGATCAGCATCGAGCTGCCGCCGCTGGCCGAGCACCCGGAGGACATCCCGCTGCTCGTGCAGCACTTTGTGGAGAAGTACGCGGGCGAGCACGGCTGCGCCGTGCCGCGCGTGGCGCCCGAGGCGCTCAAGCTGCTCATGGGCTATGACTGGCCCGGCAACGTGCGCGAGCTGGAGAACGGCATCGAGCGCGCTGTGGCGCTCACAGGCGGCGGCATGATCGCGCCTGACGACCTGCCGCCGACGGTGACCGGCGCCCGGCGCGACCTGCTGCGCGACGCGGCGCAGGCGGGTATGAGCCTACGCGAGCTTGAGGATCGCTACATCCTCGATGTCCTCGAGCAGACGCGGGGCAACCAAGTGAAGGCCGCCGAAATCCTGGGCGTGGATCGCAAGACGCTCTACCGCAAGCTCAAGGCGAACCGTCCGCCGGCGGCTCTGTAG
- a CDS encoding butyrate kinase, giving the protein MFQRQCMQVVEPDAPIAETSVLDLSSRGPGFVLAINPGSLSIKLGVGQRVDGAVRFVEQELSHSDEGKSRRGQIRRRLGLVLEFLRGAGAELSKLQGVCARGGFLEPTDGGLIRVNLRREGRWAADERVLGDMEKTVLVHPSNYAIPIALGLLERCGIDAPAFTLDPVTTDQMAPVAQYSGKAGFRRRSIFHALNVFAASRLVAERLGRTLDELCLVVCHLGGGTSVVALEHGRSIDVNNAFLGEPPFTPQRGVPQLGDAIDYALQLRERGMSRADIVFGEFTKNAGLRSYTGTADLREIEARIGRGDRAAAEAVEAMAYQIVKALGAMAAVLGRRADGVVFTGGGARSGVLLDAIARAISRGVLDGMAAYVVPGTLEQYAMVERTLRCLDGEIEASPYRPRVRIETPRPIDRLADLLEQGKALIRENPKTVALCLPNDESLWALRDAHDDGIVRGAVLVGERGEIEAVARAMDLDLDAYSMRVVEPTSQTGVFDEAVAATTATRLVRDGVANMLMKGLVSTSALLKAVLDKEHGLARAARLSMSVVTYLPRHDRLIVFADPGINTETDDFDLMVEEVHGALRLAGYLDMTPRVAFLSAIERATPRIPSTVLARHLAEYFTDAASTDATLADAAFQGPLSLDLALDPEVAADKACGGPVVGQANVLIFPNIESANAFYKFVTQIEPSRLIATAIPGTTAPCVISSRGDSEADRMASLVFGAYLEELYQRRLTAAGQGARGA; this is encoded by the coding sequence ATGTTTCAACGCCAATGCATGCAGGTCGTTGAGCCGGACGCGCCGATCGCGGAGACGTCCGTGCTCGACCTGAGCTCACGCGGGCCGGGTTTTGTCCTGGCGATCAACCCGGGGTCATTGTCGATCAAGCTCGGCGTCGGCCAGCGCGTCGACGGGGCGGTGCGCTTTGTCGAGCAGGAGCTGAGCCACTCGGATGAGGGCAAGAGCCGGCGGGGGCAGATCCGGCGCCGTCTGGGTTTGGTGCTCGAGTTTCTGCGCGGCGCGGGCGCCGAGCTGTCGAAGCTGCAGGGCGTCTGCGCGCGCGGCGGCTTCCTCGAGCCGACCGACGGCGGGCTGATCCGGGTTAACCTGCGGCGGGAGGGCCGATGGGCGGCCGACGAGCGTGTGCTTGGGGACATGGAGAAGACGGTGCTTGTGCACCCCTCCAACTACGCGATCCCGATCGCGCTCGGGCTGCTCGAGCGGTGCGGGATCGACGCGCCGGCGTTCACGCTCGATCCGGTCACGACCGACCAGATGGCACCGGTGGCACAGTACTCGGGCAAGGCGGGGTTTCGGCGCCGGAGCATTTTCCATGCGCTCAACGTGTTCGCCGCGTCGCGGCTTGTGGCCGAGCGGCTCGGCCGCACGCTCGACGAGTTGTGCCTTGTCGTGTGTCACCTCGGCGGCGGAACCTCGGTGGTCGCGCTCGAGCATGGGCGTAGCATTGACGTGAACAACGCGTTCCTCGGTGAGCCGCCATTTACGCCGCAGCGCGGCGTGCCGCAGTTGGGCGACGCGATTGACTACGCGCTCCAGCTTCGTGAGCGGGGCATGTCGCGCGCCGACATCGTCTTTGGCGAGTTCACCAAGAACGCCGGGCTGCGTTCGTACACGGGCACGGCTGATCTTCGCGAGATCGAGGCGCGCATCGGCCGGGGCGACCGTGCGGCGGCCGAGGCAGTCGAGGCGATGGCTTACCAGATCGTCAAGGCGCTCGGGGCAATGGCCGCCGTGCTCGGGCGGCGGGCCGACGGGGTTGTCTTCACCGGCGGCGGGGCGCGTTCGGGCGTGTTGCTCGACGCGATTGCCCGCGCGATCAGCCGCGGCGTGCTCGACGGCATGGCTGCCTACGTCGTGCCGGGCACGCTCGAGCAGTACGCGATGGTCGAGCGGACGCTACGGTGTCTCGACGGCGAGATCGAGGCGTCGCCCTACCGGCCGCGGGTCCGCATCGAAACGCCGCGGCCCATCGACCGGCTCGCCGACCTGCTCGAGCAAGGTAAGGCGCTTATCCGCGAGAACCCGAAAACGGTGGCGCTCTGCTTGCCCAATGACGAGTCGCTGTGGGCACTGCGCGACGCTCACGACGACGGCATCGTGCGCGGCGCCGTGCTTGTGGGCGAGCGCGGCGAGATCGAGGCGGTCGCGCGCGCCATGGACCTCGACTTGGACGCATACAGCATGCGCGTCGTCGAGCCGACGTCGCAAACGGGTGTCTTTGACGAGGCCGTTGCGGCGACGACAGCGACCCGGCTGGTGCGCGACGGCGTGGCCAACATGCTCATGAAGGGCCTCGTCTCGACGAGCGCGCTGCTCAAGGCCGTTCTCGACAAGGAGCACGGGCTGGCGCGCGCCGCGCGGTTGAGCATGTCGGTCGTGACCTATCTGCCGCGCCACGACCGGCTCATCGTGTTTGCCGATCCGGGCATCAACACCGAGACCGACGACTTCGATCTCATGGTCGAGGAGGTTCACGGCGCGCTCAGGCTCGCCGGCTACCTCGATATGACGCCGCGGGTGGCGTTTCTGTCGGCTATCGAACGGGCCACGCCGCGCATCCCGTCCACGGTGCTCGCGCGACACTTGGCCGAGTACTTCACTGATGCCGCGTCCACTGATGCGACGCTTGCCGACGCGGCGTTTCAGGGGCCGCTTTCGCTCGACTTGGCGCTCGATCCCGAAGTAGCCGCCGACAAGGCGTGCGGCGGGCCGGTGGTGGGGCAAGCCAACGTGCTCATCTTCCCCAACATCGAGTCGGCCAACGCGTTCTACAAGTTCGTCACACAGATCGAGCCGTCACGTCTGATCGCCACGGCGATTCCGGGCACGACCGCGCCGTGCGTCATCAGCTCGCGCGGCGACTCGGAAGCCGACCGGATGGCGTCGCTCGTGTTCGGTGCCTACCTCGAGGAGCTCTACCAGCGCCGGCTCACCGCGGCCGGTCAGGGGGCCAGAGGCGCGTAA
- a CDS encoding class I SAM-dependent methyltransferase — MSRDDERLWDAVWAERRFVSDYERAFLRELRRQAPEAALVLEAGCGCAGILKRMLNGGRWRAAVGLDLSEEGLALAAKERPDTLHLVQGDLFRLPFDAGTFDLVYNSGVIEHFDDEKLEEALRAMARVTRPGGRVLAVVPNAACLWYRWAKAWLIRRGRWRFGFERHLSARAMRRFARRIGLEHVRTRAVLLFPPACDGYRMLYPRWIRRVFDVFETVLAPLARVLGYALIVTGTKGETTQ; from the coding sequence ATGAGCCGCGATGACGAGCGGCTCTGGGACGCGGTGTGGGCCGAGCGGCGGTTTGTGTCCGACTACGAGCGGGCGTTTCTGCGCGAGCTGAGGCGGCAAGCGCCCGAGGCGGCGCTCGTGCTCGAGGCCGGCTGTGGGTGTGCGGGGATCCTCAAGCGGATGCTCAATGGTGGGCGATGGCGGGCGGCCGTGGGGCTTGACCTATCCGAGGAAGGACTGGCGCTTGCCGCGAAAGAGCGGCCGGACACGTTACACCTCGTGCAGGGCGACCTGTTCCGGCTGCCGTTTGACGCCGGGACGTTCGACCTTGTGTATAATTCGGGCGTGATCGAGCATTTCGACGACGAGAAGCTCGAAGAAGCGCTCCGGGCGATGGCCCGCGTGACACGGCCCGGCGGGCGCGTGCTCGCCGTGGTGCCGAACGCGGCGTGCCTGTGGTATCGCTGGGCCAAGGCGTGGCTGATCCGGCGCGGGCGGTGGCGGTTCGGCTTCGAGCGGCACCTGAGCGCGCGCGCCATGCGGCGGTTCGCGCGCCGCATCGGCCTGGAGCACGTGCGTACGCGCGCCGTGTTGCTGTTCCCGCCAGCGTGCGACGGCTACCGCATGCTCTACCCGCGTTGGATCCGGCGCGTGTTCGACGTGTTCGAGACGGTGCTCGCGCCGCTGGCGCGCGTACTCGGCTATGCGTTGATCGTCACCGGCACGAAAGGGGAGACGACCCAATGA
- a CDS encoding glycosyltransferase family 2 protein, which yields MIIFMLPAYNEAAAIGALLAKVREVAAAQGWDYRVVLVDDGSTDGTAVAARAVLPPVPLEVLVHNPNQGLGAAMRTGFTHCVRNGQPGDVVITMDSDDTMDPREAPALLERLARGCDLVIASRFGEARAAMKGLSAFRRACSWGASLLMRALFPEFRVRDYTCGYRAYRWETIKRGFDIYGERFIDQAGFVVMLDILLKLCAAGARTAEVPFHLRYDRKRGGSKMRVLANIADTLRLLARRRFWSFRS from the coding sequence ATGATCATCTTCATGTTACCGGCATACAACGAGGCTGCCGCGATCGGTGCGTTGCTGGCCAAGGTGCGCGAGGTGGCCGCCGCGCAGGGGTGGGACTACCGCGTCGTCCTGGTTGATGATGGCAGCACGGACGGTACGGCCGTGGCCGCGCGCGCCGTTCTCCCGCCCGTGCCGCTCGAGGTGCTGGTGCACAACCCCAATCAGGGCCTCGGCGCGGCGATGCGCACGGGGTTCACGCACTGCGTGCGCAACGGGCAGCCCGGCGACGTGGTGATTACGATGGATTCGGACGATACGATGGATCCGCGCGAGGCGCCGGCACTGCTCGAGCGGCTCGCCCGCGGCTGCGACCTTGTGATCGCCTCGCGGTTCGGTGAGGCGCGCGCGGCCATGAAGGGGCTGTCGGCCTTCCGCCGCGCGTGCTCGTGGGGCGCGAGCCTCCTCATGCGGGCGTTGTTCCCAGAGTTTCGTGTGCGCGACTACACGTGCGGCTATCGCGCATATCGGTGGGAGACGATCAAACGGGGTTTCGACATCTATGGCGAGCGCTTCATCGACCAGGCCGGCTTCGTCGTGATGCTCGATATTCTGCTCAAGCTCTGCGCTGCCGGCGCGAGGACGGCCGAGGTGCCGTTCCACCTGCGCTACGACCGCAAGCGCGGCGGCTCGAAGATGCGAGTGCTCGCCAACATCGCGGACACGCTGCGACTCCTTGCGCGGCGGCGGTTCTGGTCATTTCGCTCGTAG
- a CDS encoding acyl-CoA thioesterase, with protein MAAEGGIVEVEVRVRFGETDRYDVAHSSCYLTWFELARVELLRACGLTIRDFDQAGVLIPVREFSAKLLAPIRYDDLIVVRARLAELTLLKIGISYEIVARDEVGSTELAEVRMLATGTTLNVSVNTATGRPTKLPAALFDALKTLYAPLAP; from the coding sequence ATGGCCGCAGAAGGAGGCATCGTCGAGGTCGAAGTTCGTGTGCGCTTCGGCGAAACAGACCGCTACGACGTAGCGCACAGTTCCTGTTATCTGACGTGGTTCGAGCTTGCCCGCGTCGAGTTGCTGCGCGCCTGCGGGCTGACCATCCGCGATTTCGACCAGGCCGGCGTGCTCATCCCCGTCCGCGAGTTCTCGGCCAAGCTGCTCGCCCCGATCCGCTATGACGACCTGATCGTCGTCCGCGCCCGCCTCGCCGAGCTCACCCTCCTCAAGATCGGCATCAGCTACGAGATCGTCGCCAGAGATGAGGTCGGCTCGACTGAGCTCGCCGAAGTCCGCATGCTCGCCACCGGCACCACCCTCAACGTCTCAGTCAATACGGCCACCGGTCGCCCCACCAAGCTGCCCGCCGCCCTGTTCGACGCGCTGAAAACGCTTTACGCGCCTCTGGCCCCCTGA